TGGCAGCTCTAAGATTCAGCTAACCCCCTTGGAGGTGGGTGTTGGGTCTCTCAGGGCTTCAAACAAAAGGCAGTATTTTCCAAATCAGAGATTTTACATAAAAACTTCTGGTTTCTCTTTAAAAGCTGGAAGATGTGATATGGTGACACTGGGGCCCACGTTcccaaggcagtggttctcaacctggaaGGCTGTGTCCCCTCCGATGACATCTGGTGATAACCGGAGACATTTGGTTGTCAGAACTGGGGAGCTGCTACTGGCACCTAGTAGGTGGAGGCCAGGATACTACTCAGCGTTCTGGTGCACTAGGATAGGCCCGGCTCACAAAGAATTATGCTGTCAAGATCATTAGTTCTGAGGCCCAGAAACTGCATTAAAGTGACAAGTGATCCTAAAATGCGAGGAGCCGGACTCCACTCCAAATCCTCCCTCAGCTCCCATCAAGCTCACTTTGTGCAGAAAGCCCTGTCCATTCTGCACTCCCTCTCTGATGGGACCTCCTACTGCTGCTCCCTCCTGCCACTCGGGCAGCCTTGCTATTCTTCCGTGCCACCCTAGGGCCCTTCCCCCACATAGCTGTCACTCACCCTTCACTTCCTGCAGATCTACTCAGAGAGCCTTTCCTGGCCACCTtgtctccccccatccccaccttttCTTCGTGGCCCATCACCACCAAACGCTTGATGCTGCTTTTCCTCACTACAGTGGGACCTCCTTCAGGGCTGGAATCCTCTCATCGGTTTTGTTTCCTGCTCTATCCCAAGCCTGGACACAGCAGGCACTCGGCAAGAGGTGGCTGAACACCATGAGGGACCATGTGGCCCTGCTGCCCAGCAGTGGCCTCTGGAGAGGGGACAGGCTTTGTCTCCATCACTCCTCATTCCTCACGCCAGGCCTGGGTTCCTTGTGGGTTTCATGGCAGCAATGGTGCCCTCAGTGAGGGCTCCTTCCCTCGCTCTGTGGACATTCAGGCTGCAAGGCTGGTCCAGGCTGGAAGTGACCACCTGGACCTGACTCCAGAGCCAGGGTGTCCAGATTGGGCCAGTGGCTGTTACGATCCCCATTCAGCTGACGTGCCCCCAAAGGTCTGCTTGTCACACTGCGTCAGAGTTGTGTTTGAAACCAGAGCCCTCTGCTGCCATGCCGGTGTTCAGGACCGCAAGCCAGATTGCCTCAGTGGACAAACCACTTATCTTCGATTTTGATAGTTCGCTCTCCTGCGTCCTTCTCCCTGATAGTAAAATCCTTTTCAAAGCAGGTGGCCCATGCATCTTGGCCCTGAGGTTATACTGGAGAAATTACCCACCAACACTGCAGGgcccccaccacaggcccctcccgCTACACAATAGCTTTGCCAGGGATTACTTCCTGCAGCATGAGGTGTGGGGTTCCGGGGGACATTTGGGAGGCCTGGGGTAGTGGCATCCTGCCAGGCCACCAAGTGAAAATGTTTCAATATCTTATCGAGTTGAATGTCAGCCCTGCTCATTCCCTCCTTACATTTGGGGAGGATCGAGGCTCTCAGATGGACAAAGCTAGTCCAAGGTCACCCACTGATCTTTGGTTGATCTGAAACCCTGAGGCTGTCTGACCTCAGGGCCCATGGCCTGGAACTGCTCTGGGGCCTTCTAGCAACACGGAGGCCCTCCATGGAGACGCTGGGACCTGGCATGCAGCTGAGGGCTATAGGGTGCTGGGTTGGGGGGACGAGGAGGTAGAGGCATGAAGCACCTGTAGTCAAAGTCCCCGTCCTTGCCGTCCAGGAAGCGCTGGTGCATCCGGCTGGTGAACTCTTCCCGCAGGATCAGCCTCTCCTCGGAGTCGGGAACCCAGGCCTCCGAATCTTTGCTAGGGCTCTGGTCTGCGGGGGAGACACCCACAGTGTGGGAGTGTGAGGGGGACACTCAGGTAGGTGCTGAACACAGTTCAGAGAGCTGCATCCTTTGTGCTGGGTGGCACTGGGAACATAACAGTGACCAGAAAGCCCgcagtccctgccctcctggagcacACAGCAAGCACATGACAACCAGTGCTCCGCGGGCTGCAGAATAGGGTCAGGACTAGACACCTGAGGGTGGTGAAGGGAAGGCATTCCCGGCAGAGGGAACGTCATGAGCAAAGGCCTGGCGGCGAGGGATTGCTTGGTGCTTTTGAGGAGTGGGGGCAGAGATGCTGGAGAGGTCGGGAAGGGCTGGGGCACACAGGGCTCTTGGGTCTGGCAGGACAGGGACTCAATGTCTACTGCAGGTGGGGCCCAGCCTGGTGCCATGGACTGAGGAGACTCCAGGACTGTGGAGTCCAGATACTGGGGATCCCCTGCTGCTGGTCCTCACCTTCCTTGTCActgtcctcttcctcttcctcctcctcctccaggcaggcctcctcctcctcctgctgctggagCAGCCGTTGCTGCAGTTCCTGTTCCTGGTAGGACTGCAGCAGCAGGTCGGAGAGTGGGCAAGGGGGTGTGCCGGGGGAGCCGGGCTTGGGCAGCTGGTGGGCTGGGGTGCGGGCACTGAGCTCCTCCTGGGTTAAGTACTGCCCGATGTACTGCTCATACAGCAGGGGGGCCCGGAACCGCATCTGCTCGTCACTGAAGTACTCGCCCCCTGCACAGAGGAGACAGAGTGGGGTCAGGAGCCTACCGGCGGGGCCAGGGGCTGCGTTCAGGGTAAGGGTATCTAGGCAGACGTGtccatgcgtgtgtgtgtgatcatGCTGGTAGGAAGACATGAACACACAAGTGCAAATGTGCACACAAATATGTAGGAAAATACGCAGATGCCTGAGGTCCTGTGGCCACCAGTATTCATGCATGCATCTGAGCACATTTGTGGGACCAGGCCTGTATCTGCATGCCTACTCATGTGTCCAAGCATGTGTCTGCACAGTAAGGCCCATTAATATCCTGCCCGAGGCACTGGCGGCCTGCGGACAATATGCCAGGGCAGGACTCACAATCGCCTGCCCATGCCCACATCCTCCCATGGGTGTCCACACACTGCCACAGGTACCTGTGACTGCAGTGTGCAGATGTTGCAGGCAGATGTATGCGCAGTCTGTAGGCTGTGTGCCTGTCCACTGAGTCCCATTCTGGCTGTTGGTGCACACATCTGGACACCTAAGTGTATGTCTATGGGAGCTGGCATGTGTGCGCACAGGAGCAGGTAGAACAGGGCCTCTGcccaggtgtggttttccagaccCCAGCTCTCCCTAGTGCTCCTCTCTGCAGCCACCCACCAGGTGGGCCTGGCATCCCTAGCACCCTAAACCCGGGTCCTCTGCATTTCTCCTGGCTGCCTGTTCCTACAGGGGCAGTTCTGTGCCTCAGTTGACAGTTAAATGGAGCCCGGTCCCTCCTGCCCTACTTTCAGAGCCCAGGGCGGGAATCTCCCTGAATCCTGGCCTCTGGAGCACCTGAGCGTGACCATCCTGTCCTGCCTCCCATCTTGCCCTCTCTTACCCCCAGCTTTTATATTTCCAACCAgattctgtttctctccctcctttttcctGGCTCTCAGtcaccctctccttctctgaccTCAGTCTCTGTCATCCAGCGCCcccattcattctctctcctgtTTTCATCTTGCTCATCTGTTGCTGTGTCCCACTCTTTCATTTCCCGCAGCCCATGCCTTTTCCCTAACAAGAAACTTCACTGTCTCTGCTTCACTGCTCTCATCTTATGGTGTTCAGCCACCTCTTGCCGAGTGCCTGCTGTGTCCAGGCTTGGGATAGAGCAGGAAACAAAACCGATGAGAGGATTCCAGCCCTGAAGGAGGTCCCACTGTAGTGAGGAAAAGCACCTTTAGTTCTGGTGTCTTTGGCCACAAAAACATTGTCAGGTCGCGGCCAAACAGGTACTGATGGATGTTTCCTTCACGCTTTTCGTTCACGTGTGCCTTGTTTGAGAGGCCTTGTCCCAGGGTCATAAACACACGCCCCTAGGTTCCCAACACGGCCTCTGAGTTCGGTGTGAGGGAGGCTTCTAATTTTCCTGACAGATAACCAGTTATCACGGCTCTAGGCAGTGTCCTCGGTTCACAGATCTGAAATGGTACTTCGGTCATTCCCATTCTCTTTCCCTGGGTCCCTATTTGTGTAGTCTACCTAATGTCACCCTGTCACTTCAcatttgtctgtctctccctgaATCCCTGACTCAGCACTTGTCTCCCAGGATCTCTGTCTGTTTCTGCTCTTGCATCCTTCTTATTAGCTCTGCCTCGCTTTCCCCTCCTGTCCAGTCCACCTGCCCCCACACCTTGGATGAGCTCACGCAGGGCAGCGTAGCGCCGGTTCCGCAGGCGTGTACGCAGGGTGCGGGGCCGAGCGGTGCCCTGCCGGGCCACCTCCGCACAGTAGAAGTCTGCACGGTGATCACCACGTAGGTGGCCAAAGCAGGCCAGGTGCTCCTCGCGGAGGCCTGTGCGGAAACGCTCCAGAAACACCAGTGGCTTCTCGTGATACAGCTGGCCCAGGATGGCCACCTTCTGCTGCTCGGTCAGGTCAGGCTCTCCTTGCTGCTGGCTGCACACGGGCAGGTGGCTGGCCGCCACGGCATGCAGCATAGCACTCACTGCTGCATTCTCAGTCCCAGAGGCGTCATTGCCCAGGGCCTTTGGAACGCCCTCTGCTGCTTCCACCTTGTCCAGGGGTCTGGATGGGACTGGCATCCAGCTCAGCTCCCCCCAGTGCCCAGAACTGGGCTCTGTGCAGCCTGTGGGTAGAGGGGAGATGATTTAGTctgggatgggagtgggggtgagTAGAAGGGAGTGGGGGTGAGTAGGAGGGATTGGGTGCTCAGTCCCTCACTCActtcacatttattgagcacctactataatTTGGGCACTGTGTTAGGCCTTAGAAATACCACAATAAACAAGAAGTTGACATTTCAGTGGGAGACAGATAATCAAAAACATTTACTAAAAACATATAGTGTGTTAGAAAACATACAGTGTTAGGTGGTTTAAGAGCTATGCAAAAAaattcagaggaaaggagaaaatgggggacagggagggggaaaGGCTGTAATTTTAAGACAGAGAGAGCTTGCCTAGAAAGTGACATTTCAGTAGAGACCTGGGGTGGtgaggaactgaaccatgacatTTCTGGGGGAGAAGAGTTTcagacagagggaacagccagtgcaaaggccctgaggcaggagtgtTTGGTGCAGTTACTTGGTCCTTTACCACTTCGTTCACCGATTCACTCAATTCTTTGCCTTTTCGTTTGTTCACAAAATGTAATACATTCACTAACttgttcactcactcattcattctcttCCAAACCATTCTTTAGCAACTCTAAAGCTATTCTAGGCCCTGAACTGAGTAATGCTGAGGAGCCACAGGAGGAATCTAAGCCAGCTCCTGTCCTCATGAAGCACCCAGTTGATGGAGGAATAGGAAAGATCAAAGACAATACAGGCCCTGGAAAGTGGAAAGCTGAGAGCTAGGCTGCAGCAAGCAGGAGCTAAGTACAGACAGAAAGTATAGACAactccttgccctggctggtgtggctcagttggttgggcgttgttggcctgtgcaccaaaaaagtgaggggtgtgcaggaggcagctcactGATATTACGctctcacatcgacatttctcttttctcccttcctctctctaaaaatcaataaactattctttttttaaaacaaaaagaaagaaagtatagccctagccggctcggctcagtggatagagcattggcctgcagactgaagggtcctgggttcaattctagttaaggacacatgccagggttgcgggctcgagtCCTGgtgaatgattttctctcatcattgatgtttctatctctctcttcctctttgaagtcaataaaaatatgttttaaaaaagaaagtatagacAACTCCTTTAGGTAGCTTAGCTGGGATGGAGAAAAATAAGGGGATAATGATTACAGGTACATgggtttcagatttttttaaaaaatatatttttattgatttcagagaggaagggagagggagagagagatagaaacacaatgatgagagggaatcatcaactggccgcctcctgcatgtcccccactggggattgagcccaaaacccaggaatgtgccctgactgggaatcgaactgtgacctcctggttcataggtcgacactcaatcactgagccatgtcagctggacACGGGAAGatttaaacacacaaaaaatttttttaaagctgaactAGACCAGAGCAGGTGCTGTGGAGGAAGGGACAAGAGGAGTGGTGGTTAGAAAGATGtcgggcctggctggcatggctcagtggttgagtgtttacctatgaaccaggaggtcagggttcgattcctggtcagggcacatgcccgggttgtggactcgatccccagtgtggggcatgcaggagg
This is a stretch of genomic DNA from Myotis daubentonii chromosome 15, mMyoDau2.1, whole genome shotgun sequence. It encodes these proteins:
- the CCDC97 gene encoding coiled-coil domain-containing protein 97 isoform X4 — translated: MEAVAAAAATARKPDEGCTEPSSGHWGELSWMPVPSRPLDKVEAAEGVPKALGNDASGTENAAVSAMLHAVAASHLPVCSQQQGEPDLTEQQKVAILGQLYHEKPLVFLERFRTGLREEHLACFGHLRGDHRADFYCAEVARQGTARPRTLRTRLRNRRYAALRELIQGGEYFSDEQMRFRAPLLYEQYIGQYLTQEELSARTPAHQLPKPGSPGTPPCPLSDLLLQSYQEQELQQRLLQQQEEEEACLEEEEEEEEDSDKEDQSPSKDSEAWVPDSEERLILREEFTSRMHQRFLDGKDGDFDYSAVDDNPDFDNLDIVARDEEERPEPGA
- the CCDC97 gene encoding coiled-coil domain-containing protein 97 isoform X2, with protein sequence MEAVAAAAATARKPDEGCTEPSSGHWGELSWMPVPSRPLDKVEAAEGVPKALGNDASGTENAAVSAMLHAVAASHLPVCSQQQGEPDLTEQQKVAILGQLYHEKPLVFLERFRTGLREEHLACFGHLRGDHRADFYCAEVARQGTARPRTLRTRLRNRRYAALRELIQGGEYFSDEQMRFRAPLLYEQYIGQYLTQEELSARTPAHQLPKPGSPGTPPCPLSDLLLQSYQEQELQQRLLQQQEEEEACLEEEEEEEEDSDKEDQSPSKDSEAWVPDSEERLILREEFTSRMHQRFLDGKDGDFDYSAVDDNPDFDNLDIVARDEEERVAGLRVGSARNLGEELTFQLGTST
- the CCDC97 gene encoding coiled-coil domain-containing protein 97 isoform X1, encoding MEAVAAAAATARKPDEGCTEPSSGHWGELSWMPVPSRPLDKVEAAEGVPKALGNDASGTENAAVSAMLHAVAASHLPVCSQQQGEPDLTEQQKVAILGQLYHEKPLVFLERFRTGLREEHLACFGHLRGDHRADFYCAEVARQGTARPRTLRTRLRNRRYAALRELIQGGEYFSDEQMRFRAPLLYEQYIGQYLTQEELSARTPAHQLPKPGSPGTPPCPLSDLLLQSYQEQELQQRLLQQQEEEEACLEEEEEEEEDSDKEDQSPSKDSEAWVPDSEERLILREEFTSRMHQRFLDGKDGDFDYSAVDDNPDFDNLDIVARDEEERNPSFQLSWTAVRQHLKTLTLQHHFQLSRSSTFQLSRILAFLNSNISIPHSNIPKF
- the CCDC97 gene encoding coiled-coil domain-containing protein 97 isoform X3; the encoded protein is MEAVAAAAATARKPDEGCTEPSSGHWGELSWMPVPSRPLDKVEAAEGVPKALGNDASGTENAAVSAMLHAVAASHLPVCSQQQGEPDLTEQQKVAILGQLYHEKPLVFLERFRTGLREEHLACFGHLRGDHRADFYCAEVARQGTARPRTLRTRLRNRRYAALRELIQGGEYFSDEQMRFRAPLLYEQYIGQYLTQEELSARTPAHQLPKPGSPGTPPCPLSDLLLQSYQEQELQQRLLQQQEEEEACLEEEEEEEEDSDKEDQSPSKDSEAWVPDSEERLILREEFTSRMHQRFLDGKDGDFDYSAVDDNPDFDNLDIVARDEEERYFDEEEPEDAPSPELDGD